One Frankia alni ACN14a DNA window includes the following coding sequences:
- a CDS encoding acyl-CoA dehydrogenase family protein, translating into MSTEVTTSSENTTSTELDELRSAVRDFMSAKADERAVRAAIDSERGYDDKVWAQMAEQLGLQSLALPTEHGGDGYGLVELTVVLEEMGRALLPSPFLSSVVLAGTALVAAGGDEAARILPGIAAGTTTATLAPPSVDGGWSLGGRGAGDALAVTASAGTASADSGAVTLDGTAPLVLDGAGADVLLVVAGGPAGPGLYAVDADAAGLTRTPLPVLDLTRRIAKVTFAATPARLVGAAGGAAAVLDRVLDVATTALAAEQVGAARACLEASTTYAKDRVQFGRQIGSFQAVKHKAADMLTRVQVADAAAREAARAVDGLADAPDAGVAAAVAHAVCSEAFLAVATENIQVHGGIGFTWEHAAHLYYRRAKASQLLFGGPAVYYERLLAKAGV; encoded by the coding sequence ATGAGCACCGAGGTCACCACCAGCAGCGAGAACACCACCAGCACCGAGCTGGACGAGCTGCGCTCGGCGGTACGCGACTTCATGTCCGCCAAGGCCGACGAGCGCGCGGTGCGCGCGGCGATCGACTCCGAGCGCGGCTACGACGACAAGGTCTGGGCGCAGATGGCCGAGCAGCTCGGCCTGCAGTCGCTCGCCCTGCCCACCGAGCACGGCGGCGACGGCTACGGCCTGGTCGAGCTCACCGTCGTGCTCGAGGAGATGGGCCGGGCGCTGCTGCCCTCGCCGTTCCTGTCCTCGGTGGTGCTCGCCGGCACCGCGCTGGTCGCCGCGGGCGGCGACGAGGCCGCGCGGATCCTGCCCGGCATCGCCGCCGGCACCACCACCGCCACCCTCGCCCCGCCGTCCGTCGACGGCGGCTGGTCGCTCGGCGGGCGCGGCGCGGGCGACGCTCTCGCCGTCACGGCGAGCGCCGGCACGGCAAGTGCCGACAGCGGTGCCGTCACCCTCGACGGCACCGCGCCGCTCGTGCTCGACGGCGCCGGCGCCGACGTGCTCCTCGTCGTCGCGGGCGGCCCGGCCGGCCCCGGCCTGTACGCCGTCGACGCCGACGCGGCCGGGCTCACCCGCACCCCGCTGCCCGTGCTGGACCTGACCCGCCGCATCGCGAAGGTCACCTTCGCCGCCACTCCCGCCCGCCTGGTCGGCGCGGCCGGCGGCGCCGCGGCGGTCCTCGACCGGGTCCTCGACGTGGCGACGACGGCGCTGGCCGCCGAGCAGGTCGGCGCCGCCCGCGCCTGCCTGGAGGCGTCCACCACCTACGCCAAGGACCGCGTCCAGTTCGGCCGGCAGATCGGCAGCTTCCAGGCCGTCAAGCACAAGGCCGCGGACATGCTCACCCGCGTCCAGGTCGCCGACGCCGCGGCCCGCGAGGCCGCCCGCGCCGTCGACGGCCTCGCCGACGCCCCCGACGCCGGCGTCGCCGCCGCCGTCGCGCACGCCGTCTGCTCCGAGGCGTTCCTCGCGGTGGCCACCGAGAACATCCAGGTCCACGGCGGCATCGGCTTCACCTGGGAGCACGCGGCGCACCTGTACTACCGCCGGGCGAAGGCCTCCCAGCTGCTGTTCGGCGGCCCGGCGGTCTACTACGAGCGACTGCTGGCCAAGGCCGGCGTGTGA
- a CDS encoding acyl-CoA dehydrogenase family protein gives MPSEMDQFVAEVTAFLDAHATRRARAAEDVAWGEGEDRITYFSTDPPEIENAKVAAAKAWQRTRYDNGFGWITGPTEFGGRGLTTLHDLVYDGLEAAYDVPETGVLSLIGLGMIGPTILAHGSDELKQRYLPRLYSGEIIACQLFSEPAAGSDLASLETKAVREGDGWVLGGQKVWTSVAHHAAIGLALCRTNPDNPKHKGITAFVVDMTAPGVDVRPLRQMSGGSEFNEVFLTDVHVGDDHRLGPVDGGWGVALTTLMNERASVGGEGAGPVGRVVALPFLTELLRANGRLDDGAARRRLAELHADTLATEYLNHQMVRRFRAGEQPGPEASVSKLMYAQNLTRGAHFAAEIIGPRLIADTGAWGTYSWTELLLSTPALRILGGTEEIMKNILAERVLGLPKEPGIDTRSPFRELRRSAGATESRSA, from the coding sequence ATGCCGAGCGAGATGGACCAGTTCGTCGCCGAGGTCACCGCGTTTCTCGACGCCCACGCCACCCGCCGCGCCCGGGCGGCCGAGGATGTCGCCTGGGGCGAGGGCGAGGACCGGATCACCTACTTCAGCACCGACCCGCCCGAGATCGAGAACGCCAAGGTCGCCGCGGCCAAGGCCTGGCAGCGCACCCGCTACGACAACGGCTTCGGCTGGATCACCGGGCCGACCGAGTTCGGCGGGCGCGGCCTGACCACCCTGCACGACCTCGTCTACGACGGCCTGGAGGCCGCCTACGACGTGCCCGAGACCGGGGTGCTCTCCCTCATCGGCCTCGGCATGATCGGCCCGACGATCCTCGCCCACGGCTCCGACGAGCTCAAGCAGCGCTACCTGCCCCGGCTCTACAGCGGCGAGATCATCGCCTGCCAGCTGTTCAGCGAGCCGGCCGCGGGCAGCGACCTGGCGAGCCTGGAGACGAAGGCCGTGCGCGAGGGCGACGGCTGGGTGCTGGGCGGGCAGAAGGTCTGGACGTCGGTGGCGCACCACGCCGCGATCGGGCTGGCGCTGTGCCGCACCAACCCCGACAACCCCAAGCACAAGGGCATCACCGCGTTCGTCGTCGACATGACCGCCCCCGGGGTGGACGTGCGCCCGCTGCGCCAGATGAGCGGCGGCTCCGAGTTCAACGAGGTCTTCCTCACCGACGTCCACGTCGGTGACGACCACCGCCTCGGCCCCGTCGACGGCGGCTGGGGCGTCGCCCTGACGACCCTGATGAACGAGCGGGCCAGCGTCGGCGGCGAGGGCGCCGGCCCCGTCGGCCGCGTGGTCGCCCTGCCCTTCCTCACCGAGCTGCTGCGCGCCAACGGCCGCCTCGACGACGGCGCCGCCCGCCGCCGCCTCGCCGAGCTGCACGCCGACACGCTCGCCACCGAGTACCTCAACCACCAGATGGTCCGCAGGTTCCGCGCGGGCGAGCAGCCCGGCCCCGAGGCGTCGGTGTCCAAGCTGATGTACGCCCAGAACCTCACCCGGGGCGCCCACTTCGCCGCCGAGATCATCGGCCCGCGCCTGATCGCGGACACCGGCGCGTGGGGCACCTACTCCTGGACCGAGCTGTTGCTGTCCACCCCGGCGCTGCGGATCCTCGGCGGCACCGAGGAGATCATGAAGAACATCCTGGCGGAGCGGGTGCTCGGCCTGCCCAAGGAGCCCGGTATCGACACCAGGTCGCCGTTCCGGGAGCTCCGCCGTTCGGCCGGCGCCACGGAATCGAGGTCCGCATGA
- a CDS encoding SDR family NAD(P)-dependent oxidoreductase yields MSQQGERLLEGRVVIVTGGGRGIGRSHSLELAAHGATVVVNDLGVGVRGESSQEEPADAVVAEIEAKGGVAVRDTGNVTDWAAVRSLVANTVERFGRLDAVVNNAGILRDATITSLTEQDWDAVIGVHLKGTFALTKHACDYWRAEFKAGRPVAGRIVNTTSGTGLAGNVGQAAYGAAKAGIANLTLTTALEGSRYGVTANCISPVAATRMTAGTGLAQPGADEGFDRFDPANSSPVVAWLASERSGWLTGRVLRIDGNTVHPVDPWSVRRGYSAARGGRLDAAELDAGLRVVLGTAPAGLAGLTIIS; encoded by the coding sequence GTGTCGCAACAGGGTGAGCGTCTCCTGGAGGGACGCGTCGTCATCGTGACCGGCGGAGGCCGGGGAATCGGCCGCAGCCACAGCCTCGAGCTGGCCGCCCACGGGGCAACTGTCGTGGTCAACGACCTGGGCGTCGGAGTCCGCGGGGAGTCGTCGCAGGAGGAGCCCGCCGACGCCGTCGTCGCCGAGATCGAGGCCAAGGGCGGGGTCGCGGTGCGCGACACCGGCAACGTCACCGACTGGGCGGCGGTGCGCTCCCTCGTGGCGAACACGGTCGAGCGGTTCGGTCGACTCGACGCCGTCGTCAACAACGCCGGCATCCTGCGGGACGCGACGATCACCTCGCTCACCGAGCAGGACTGGGACGCCGTCATCGGCGTCCACCTCAAGGGCACCTTCGCCCTGACCAAGCACGCCTGCGACTACTGGCGGGCCGAGTTCAAGGCGGGCCGCCCGGTCGCCGGGCGGATCGTCAACACCACCTCCGGCACGGGGTTGGCGGGCAACGTCGGTCAGGCCGCCTACGGCGCCGCCAAGGCCGGCATCGCGAACCTGACGCTGACCACGGCGCTCGAGGGCAGCCGCTACGGCGTGACCGCCAACTGCATCTCCCCGGTCGCCGCGACCCGGATGACCGCCGGCACGGGCCTCGCCCAGCCGGGCGCCGACGAGGGCTTCGACCGGTTCGACCCGGCGAACTCCTCCCCGGTCGTCGCCTGGCTGGCCTCGGAGCGCTCCGGCTGGCTGACCGGGCGGGTGCTGCGCATCGACGGCAACACCGTGCATCCGGTGGACCCGTGGAGCGTGCGCCGCGGCTACAGCGCCGCCCGCGGCGGGCGCCTCGACGCCGCCGAGCTCGACGCCGGGCTGCGCGTGGTGCTGGGCACGGCCCCGGCGGGCCTGGCCGGCCTGACCATCATTTCGTGA
- a CDS encoding Zn-ribbon domain-containing OB-fold protein, with protein sequence MTTVAAVGTYLPPWGSARGRVLGPDEDAVTLAVAAARAALEQATPAGSATAPDVRRVVFVTRELPLLVGGNAAALLAGIGLPDDVPVVEQVGGGPAVFDTLGGAEAGTLVIGVDAAESGPVGAAAALLSDGAGVGVEPIGRIVRSLPVHSRENGGGPRDYSDARLERERGVGVAIERLELTDKPVVVAGLPAKQARALCAGVPPTLPTTGASAALFALAALAEVGAGGLVLAVEQGSATALRVDGVPAVRRDSPALLAPEKLTRTPGPDIAISLAAYERAFDAKLRWDAGKCDACGTLALPPRRRCLNCGSEDGWSLTPLPRTGEVYTVVTVHVPVPGLPTPYSLAIVQLDGVDVRALVKVTGAPAGTVQIGDRGRLVLRRVAVRSGIPDYGYALYPDAATAADAGEGAVR encoded by the coding sequence ATGACGACGGTGGCCGCTGTCGGTACGTACCTGCCCCCCTGGGGCAGCGCGCGGGGACGGGTCCTGGGACCCGACGAGGACGCGGTGACCCTGGCCGTCGCCGCCGCCCGCGCGGCGCTGGAGCAGGCCACCCCGGCCGGCTCGGCGACGGCGCCGGACGTGCGCCGGGTGGTTTTCGTGACCCGCGAGCTGCCGCTGCTCGTCGGCGGCAACGCCGCGGCGCTGCTGGCCGGCATCGGGCTGCCCGACGACGTGCCCGTGGTCGAGCAGGTCGGCGGCGGGCCGGCGGTGTTCGACACTCTCGGCGGCGCCGAGGCCGGCACGCTGGTCATCGGCGTCGACGCGGCCGAGTCCGGCCCGGTCGGCGCCGCCGCGGCGCTGCTGTCCGACGGGGCCGGGGTCGGCGTGGAGCCGATCGGCCGGATCGTGCGCAGCCTGCCGGTGCACAGCCGGGAGAACGGCGGCGGCCCTCGCGACTACTCCGACGCCCGGCTGGAGCGCGAGCGCGGCGTCGGGGTCGCCATCGAGCGTCTCGAGCTCACCGACAAGCCGGTCGTCGTGGCCGGGCTGCCCGCCAAGCAGGCCCGGGCGCTGTGCGCCGGGGTGCCGCCGACGCTGCCGACGACGGGCGCGAGCGCGGCGCTGTTCGCGCTGGCGGCGCTCGCCGAGGTCGGCGCCGGCGGCCTGGTCCTCGCCGTCGAGCAGGGGTCGGCGACGGCGCTGCGCGTCGACGGGGTGCCCGCGGTGCGCCGTGACTCCCCGGCACTGCTGGCACCGGAGAAGCTGACCCGCACCCCCGGCCCGGACATCGCGATCTCGCTGGCCGCCTACGAGCGGGCCTTCGACGCGAAGCTGCGCTGGGACGCGGGGAAGTGCGACGCCTGCGGCACGCTGGCGCTGCCGCCGCGGCGGCGGTGCCTCAACTGCGGCTCGGAGGACGGCTGGTCGCTGACCCCGCTGCCGCGCACCGGCGAGGTGTACACGGTCGTCACCGTGCATGTTCCCGTGCCGGGATTGCCGACGCCGTACTCCCTGGCGATCGTCCAGCTCGACGGGGTGGACGTGCGGGCGCTGGTGAAGGTGACCGGCGCCCCGGCCGGCACCGTGCAGATCGGCGACCGCGGCCGGCTGGTGCTGCGCCGGGTCGCGGTGCGCTCAGGAATTCCGGACTACGGATATGCGCTGTACCCGGATGCGGCCACGGCCGCGGATGCAGGCGAGGGAGCGGTGCGATGA
- a CDS encoding thiolase C-terminal domain-containing protein — protein sequence MRRVAVVGAGMTAFGEHFGLGIKELLPMAVSEMAAHVDKGLNRDDIQAAWFGELTTSDGFPTGILADTCGLLDIPVTRVENACATGNDAVRNATFAVASGAFDVVLVVGADKVRESSARSTFWEWAGLTRDMAWDYPLGLVAPANFALHVARYLHESPATKEHLAMVAVKNHKHAVPNPKAQLRYEITVEQALNAPVVVAPFNLYDCTPQSDGAAALLLVSEDVVERYTDRPVWVRGVGLGLDRVMHQHKKDMTTFPPTVKASKAAYAMAGLGPEDIDVAEVHDCFTGVELISYEDLGFAEKFGAYKLIENGVTSVGGAKPVNPSGGLKAKGHPPGATGVAQCVELFEQLRGEAANQVDGVRTALAHNIGGPTAVSAVTILSSQRG from the coding sequence ATGAGGCGAGTGGCGGTGGTCGGCGCCGGGATGACGGCGTTCGGCGAGCATTTCGGCCTGGGCATCAAGGAACTGCTGCCGATGGCGGTCTCCGAGATGGCCGCGCACGTCGACAAGGGCCTCAACCGTGACGACATCCAGGCGGCCTGGTTCGGTGAGCTGACGACCTCGGACGGTTTCCCGACGGGCATCCTCGCGGACACCTGCGGGCTGCTCGACATTCCCGTCACCCGGGTGGAGAACGCCTGCGCGACGGGTAACGACGCGGTCCGCAACGCCACCTTCGCGGTGGCCTCCGGCGCGTTCGACGTCGTGCTCGTCGTCGGCGCGGACAAGGTGCGCGAGTCCTCGGCGCGCAGCACGTTCTGGGAGTGGGCGGGCCTGACCCGCGACATGGCCTGGGACTACCCGCTCGGCCTGGTCGCCCCGGCGAACTTCGCCCTGCACGTCGCCCGCTACCTGCACGAGTCGCCCGCGACGAAGGAACACCTCGCGATGGTGGCCGTGAAGAACCACAAGCACGCCGTGCCGAACCCGAAGGCGCAGCTGCGCTACGAGATCACCGTCGAGCAGGCGTTGAACGCCCCCGTCGTGGTCGCCCCGTTCAACCTGTACGACTGCACGCCGCAGAGCGACGGCGCCGCGGCGCTGCTGCTCGTCTCCGAGGACGTCGTCGAGCGTTACACCGACCGTCCCGTCTGGGTGCGCGGCGTCGGGCTCGGCCTCGACCGGGTCATGCACCAGCACAAGAAGGACATGACGACGTTCCCGCCGACCGTGAAGGCGTCGAAGGCCGCCTACGCGATGGCGGGGCTCGGCCCCGAGGACATCGACGTCGCCGAGGTGCACGACTGCTTCACCGGCGTCGAGCTGATCAGCTACGAGGACCTCGGGTTCGCCGAGAAGTTCGGCGCCTACAAGCTCATCGAGAACGGCGTGACCTCCGTCGGCGGCGCGAAGCCGGTGAACCCCAGCGGCGGTCTGAAGGCGAAGGGGCACCCGCCGGGCGCCACCGGCGTCGCGCAGTGCGTGGAGCTGTTCGAGCAGCTCCGCGGCGAGGCGGCCAACCAGGTCGACGGCGTCCGCACGGCACTCGCGCACAACATCGGTGGCCCCACGGCGGTGTCCGCGGTGACAATTCTGTCGTCCCAGCGGGGCTGA
- a CDS encoding SDR family NAD(P)-dependent oxidoreductase, whose product MTLAGNVALVTGGAGGLGEATVRAIVAAGGSAIIADLNDERGEKLAAELGDAVKYSRTNVLDDDSVLATIEAAGQLGTLRYAVAAHGGFGVAEKVVQRDGSPASLDGFRKTVDLYLTGTYNVLRLTAAAIARAEPGEDGERGAVVTTASIAAFEGQIGQSSYAAAKGGVVGLTLAAARDLGSLGIRVVCVAPGTMRTPIMESVGPEALAKFGAAVPFPKRLGHPSEYGALVTHILTNPYLNGETIRLDGAQRFQPR is encoded by the coding sequence ATGACACTGGCAGGCAACGTCGCCCTCGTGACCGGCGGAGCGGGCGGCCTCGGTGAGGCCACGGTGCGGGCGATCGTCGCCGCGGGCGGGTCGGCGATCATCGCCGACCTCAACGACGAGCGCGGCGAGAAGCTCGCCGCCGAGCTCGGCGACGCGGTGAAGTACTCGCGCACCAACGTGCTCGACGACGACTCGGTGCTCGCGACGATCGAGGCGGCCGGACAGCTCGGCACGCTGCGCTACGCGGTGGCGGCGCACGGCGGCTTCGGTGTCGCCGAGAAGGTCGTGCAGCGCGACGGTTCGCCCGCGTCGCTGGACGGCTTCCGCAAGACCGTCGACCTGTACCTCACCGGCACGTACAACGTGCTGCGCCTGACCGCCGCGGCGATCGCGCGCGCCGAGCCCGGCGAGGACGGCGAGCGCGGCGCGGTCGTGACCACGGCCAGCATCGCCGCCTTCGAGGGCCAGATCGGCCAGTCGTCGTACGCGGCGGCCAAGGGCGGCGTCGTCGGCCTCACCCTCGCCGCGGCCCGTGACCTCGGCTCGCTCGGCATCCGGGTGGTCTGCGTCGCCCCGGGCACCATGCGCACGCCGATCATGGAGTCGGTCGGGCCGGAGGCGCTGGCGAAGTTCGGCGCGGCGGTGCCGTTCCCGAAGCGGCTCGGCCACCCGTCGGAGTACGGCGCGCTGGTCACCCACATCCTGACCAACCCGTACCTCAACGGCGAGACGATCCGCCTGGACGGCGCGCAGCGCTTCCAGCCGCGGTAG
- a CDS encoding DUF2889 domain-containing protein gives MIRAGHPGHGPRIPAAATPRRRPDSIRRTSTVDIAGGRELTGPLVLRGRGRDLVTDPTGAGLELARAAVEVEIDRAGRPAVARVTADPPLPGAEALVGAGVPGGFRRAVAAALPAETSSLGHLLLDDVPGAVIISGYAWAVEPGENGPHPGGMAQADICSGWRSDGTMMISMRTEGGLPPMAGPVAPDLADPDDPAAWHELAPLAVHGVRRRRRLDLTAHDGLLDVDAMFRDTYVDSDGDETVVHEYGLTAGIDAATFTVVTVAAQPRVLPWVECPLAGASADRLVGTDVRAVRGLVGGAFRGISTCTHLNDLLRSLGDVEALAAALGKNVGAVRPVSL, from the coding sequence ATGATCCGAGCAGGTCATCCCGGCCATGGACCGCGCATCCCGGCGGCGGCGACCCCCCGGCGCCGGCCGGATTCGATCCGGCGCACCAGCACCGTCGACATCGCCGGCGGCCGCGAGCTCACCGGGCCGCTGGTGCTGCGCGGGCGGGGCCGCGACCTGGTCACCGACCCCACCGGGGCCGGGCTCGAGCTGGCCCGTGCGGCCGTCGAGGTCGAGATCGACCGCGCGGGGCGTCCCGCCGTCGCCCGCGTCACCGCCGACCCGCCCCTGCCCGGCGCCGAGGCGCTCGTCGGTGCCGGCGTCCCCGGTGGGTTCCGCCGGGCCGTCGCCGCGGCCCTGCCGGCCGAGACGTCGTCGCTGGGGCACCTGCTGCTCGACGACGTGCCCGGCGCGGTCATCATCTCCGGGTACGCCTGGGCGGTGGAACCCGGTGAGAACGGGCCGCATCCCGGCGGCATGGCGCAGGCCGACATCTGCTCGGGCTGGCGCTCCGACGGCACCATGATGATCTCCATGCGCACCGAGGGCGGGCTGCCGCCCATGGCCGGCCCCGTCGCCCCCGACCTCGCCGACCCCGACGACCCGGCCGCCTGGCACGAGCTGGCGCCGCTGGCCGTGCACGGGGTGCGCCGCCGCCGGCGGCTCGACCTGACGGCCCACGACGGGCTGCTCGACGTCGACGCGATGTTCCGCGACACCTACGTCGACTCCGACGGCGACGAGACCGTCGTCCACGAATACGGCCTGACCGCCGGGATCGACGCGGCGACGTTCACCGTCGTCACGGTCGCCGCGCAGCCGCGGGTCCTGCCCTGGGTCGAGTGCCCGCTGGCCGGCGCGAGCGCGGACCGCCTCGTCGGCACCGACGTCCGCGCCGTGCGCGGACTGGTCGGCGGCGCCTTCCGCGGCATCTCCACCTGCACGCACCTCAACGACCTGCTGCGTTCCCTCGGTGACGTCGAGGCGTTGGCCGCCGCGCTCGGAAAGAATGTCGGGGCGGTCCGCCCGGTATCCCTGTAG
- a CDS encoding class I adenylate-forming enzyme family protein has protein sequence MPVPVPVINDAVTWWELIERRARATPELAMLVDAAGRRLTFRQFRDVAERAAAGLWELGVRPGETVSWQLPTTIEAAVLMSALARLGAVQNPLIPVLREAEVDFVVGQLGARWIVVPEVFRRFDHRTMAEKVAARHDARVLVCDPAAPAGGGHAGVARHAGVAIGLPLGDPAVLPPLSEAGAGDGAGDAVRWVFYTSGTTGVPKGVRHTDRSVLASSNGMVYQLGFTDADVASIPFPLAHIGGPGMLGLMTRVGCSGVLVETFDREATPAMLARHGVTMLGSAAPFFHAYLDAQRRHGDEPLFPRLRLCVSGGAPNEPGLHTRIRAELGGAGICNGWGLTEHPVVGYAAPGSPDDRMERTAGRPAPGVSVRVVRADDTPAAPGEEGELRLRGPQLFAGYTDPALDADAFDEAGYLRSGDLGYVDAEGWLHLTGRLKDIIIRNAENISALEVEAVVLRHPAVAEVAVVGLPDARTGERAVAVVVPDPDQPTPTLAALVAFCRAEGLAPYKIPEQLELVAELPRNSMGKVLKRQLQLAL, from the coding sequence GTGCCGGTTCCGGTTCCGGTCATCAATGACGCCGTCACCTGGTGGGAGCTGATCGAGCGCCGGGCGCGGGCGACCCCGGAGCTGGCGATGCTCGTCGACGCCGCCGGGCGGCGGCTGACCTTCCGCCAGTTCCGCGATGTCGCCGAGCGGGCCGCCGCCGGGCTGTGGGAGCTGGGGGTGCGCCCGGGGGAGACGGTGAGCTGGCAGCTGCCGACGACGATCGAGGCCGCCGTGCTCATGTCGGCGCTGGCCCGCCTCGGCGCGGTGCAGAACCCGCTCATCCCGGTCCTGCGCGAGGCCGAGGTCGACTTCGTCGTCGGCCAGCTCGGGGCCCGCTGGATCGTCGTCCCCGAGGTCTTCCGCCGGTTCGACCACCGGACGATGGCGGAGAAGGTCGCCGCCCGCCACGACGCCCGCGTCCTCGTCTGCGATCCCGCCGCGCCGGCCGGGGGAGGGCACGCGGGGGTCGCGAGGCACGCGGGGGTCGCGATCGGACTGCCGCTGGGCGATCCGGCCGTGCTCCCGCCCCTGTCCGAAGCCGGGGCCGGGGACGGTGCCGGGGACGCGGTGCGCTGGGTGTTCTACACCTCGGGCACCACGGGCGTGCCCAAGGGCGTGCGGCACACCGACCGGTCGGTGCTCGCCAGCTCCAACGGGATGGTCTACCAGCTCGGGTTCACCGACGCCGACGTCGCCTCCATCCCGTTCCCGCTGGCGCACATCGGCGGCCCGGGGATGCTGGGCCTCATGACGCGGGTCGGGTGCTCCGGCGTGCTCGTGGAGACCTTCGACCGGGAGGCCACCCCGGCGATGCTCGCCCGCCACGGCGTGACGATGCTCGGCAGCGCCGCCCCGTTCTTCCACGCCTACCTCGACGCGCAGCGCCGCCACGGCGACGAGCCGCTGTTTCCCCGGCTGCGGCTGTGCGTCTCCGGCGGGGCGCCGAACGAGCCGGGCCTGCACACGCGGATCCGCGCCGAGCTCGGCGGCGCCGGGATCTGCAACGGCTGGGGCCTCACCGAGCATCCCGTCGTCGGCTACGCCGCGCCCGGGTCCCCGGACGACCGGATGGAACGCACGGCCGGCCGCCCGGCGCCGGGCGTCAGCGTGCGGGTCGTGCGCGCCGACGACACGCCCGCCGCCCCCGGGGAGGAGGGCGAGCTGCGCCTGCGCGGCCCGCAGCTGTTCGCCGGCTACACCGATCCCGCCCTCGACGCGGACGCCTTCGACGAGGCAGGCTACCTGCGCAGCGGCGACCTCGGCTACGTCGACGCCGAGGGCTGGCTGCACCTGACCGGGCGGCTGAAGGACATCATCATCCGCAACGCGGAGAACATCTCGGCGCTGGAGGTCGAGGCGGTCGTGCTGCGCCATCCGGCGGTCGCCGAGGTCGCCGTCGTCGGGCTGCCCGACGCCCGCACGGGGGAACGCGCCGTCGCCGTCGTCGTGCCCGACCCCGACCAGCCGACGCCGACGCTCGCGGCGCTCGTGGCGTTCTGCCGCGCCGAGGGCCTCGCCCCCTACAAGATCCCCGAGCAGCTCGAACTCGTCGCCGAGCTCCCCCGCAACTCCATGGGCAAGGTCCTCAAGCGCCAGCTCCAGCTCGCCCTCTGA